Below is a genomic region from Paraburkholderia phenazinium.
CGTTGCGCAGGCGAAGGCTGCATTTGGCCGCATCGATGTGCTCGTGAACAATGCAGGCTATGGTTATCTGTCAGCGGTTGAAGAAGGTGAAGATGACGAAGTACGCGCCATGTTCGAGGTGAATTTTTTTGGCGCAGTCAGTACGATCAAAGCCGTATTGCCTTTGATGCGGGAGCAGCGAGCGGGACACATCGTCAATATCACCTCGGTTGGAGGACTGGTCGGTAATCCGGGCAGCGGTTATTACGCCGCTACCAAGTTCGCGCTGGAGGGGCTTGGAGAAGCCCTCGCGCGTGAGACTGCCGAGCTAGGCATCAAAGTGACAACGGTCGAGCCGGGGCCGTTCCGGACCGACTGGGCGGGGCGGTCGCTCAAGCAGACGCGCCGGTCGATCGACGCGTACGCATCCATCGCGGGGAAGCGCCGCGCGCAAGTGGCGGCGGATAGCGGGCGGCAACCGGGAGATCCCGCACGTGCCGCACAGGCGATCATCGCCGCCGTCGAAGCAAAGGTGCCGCCATCGAATCTTGTTTTGGGCAAACCCGGGTTGGAAGCAGTCCGAACGAAACTGGGCAGGCTGCAGAACGATTTGAATAACTGGGAAGCCACGACTATCGGCGCGGATTTTCCTGACTGATGTCGCGCACGGTATCGCGATGTGCTTTTCTCACGCCCGTGTCCTGCAGAGTGCGTAGTAGAAGTTTTACATCGTCCCTGGTATCTAGCGGTCATGTCGCCTTGGCCGCCAGTTATCACGGTCTCCTGACATTCAATTGCGCATGCTGGCCGCGTGAGCGCCTTCGCGTGGATTCCGGTCGCGCGGCACGGTGCTTGCTGCATTCATAGTCAAGCAGGCGGCGACCGTCTGCGTCTATATTCCAGCCCAATCAAGGAGGGACGGATCATGAATAAGGCAACCAGCACATTAATCGCGGCCGTGGCCGCACTCACGCTGTCGGGCGGCGCTTATGCACAGGCGGCCGGAGGCTCGAGCGGTGGCGGTACGTCGGGCAGCACCGCTAGCCCTGCGAATCAGGTGAACCAGATGAATAATTCAACCAGCGGCTACGGCACGCCGGGCGTCAACAATTCGGACAGCGGCATGGCCGCCGGTGCGCCGAACTCGGGCCTGCCGAATGGTACAAATGGCAACTCGACGTCTGGCATCAGCGCTCCCAAGACCAATAACACGCTGGCGACCCCGAGCGTAGTGTCGCCGGCTGCAGGGCAACAGTAAAAACTAAGGATGGCAAACTAACTGCACGAGATCTGTAGATCTGAAGTGCGGGTTCTTAATTTTCCACAGTAGTAAGAAAGGCCGCTGCCCTCAAGGACAGCGGCTTTTTGTTTTTCCATTGGCACTTCGTGGCGGCTTGCGGCGCGCCAATCGTACAGATACCCCTACCCCCTATGCTACACTTGCGGCTATTACATACCCCACTGGGGTATTCGGAGGGCGCACG
It encodes:
- a CDS encoding oxidoreductase: MDSSTSPVWFITGCSTGFGREIAQAVLARGWRAVVTARAPDTVADLASAHPEHALSLKLDVTSPEGVTAAVAQAKAAFGRIDVLVNNAGYGYLSAVEEGEDDEVRAMFEVNFFGAVSTIKAVLPLMREQRAGHIVNITSVGGLVGNPGSGYYAATKFALEGLGEALARETAELGIKVTTVEPGPFRTDWAGRSLKQTRRSIDAYASIAGKRRAQVAADSGRQPGDPARAAQAIIAAVEAKVPPSNLVLGKPGLEAVRTKLGRLQNDLNNWEATTIGADFPD